Proteins encoded together in one Mycobacterium sp. MS1601 window:
- a CDS encoding TetR/AcrR family transcriptional regulator produces the protein MSANPPDPGRRNEQSRRAILDACISLIGEAGYENVSIEAIARRACVGKQTIYRWWPSKGAVILEAATQSLDIVVAFPDTGDLVADLRAQMTEILEVVTTTGFGPAYQGLIAACQSDADLMQAVFDQIIEPSINQFSARVELAQARGEIRADADVTTLRDVLYGFIEYRLLHGMSLEPEHIDACLQIAFYGVR, from the coding sequence ATGTCTGCCAACCCTCCAGACCCCGGGAGGCGCAATGAGCAGTCGCGGCGAGCCATTCTCGACGCGTGCATTTCGCTGATCGGTGAGGCCGGCTACGAGAACGTGTCGATCGAGGCGATCGCACGGCGGGCGTGTGTGGGCAAGCAGACGATCTACCGGTGGTGGCCCTCCAAAGGCGCAGTGATCCTCGAGGCCGCGACCCAGAGCCTCGACATTGTGGTCGCCTTCCCCGACACCGGCGATCTCGTCGCCGACCTGCGAGCCCAGATGACCGAGATCCTGGAGGTCGTCACCACCACCGGGTTCGGCCCGGCCTATCAAGGGCTGATCGCCGCCTGCCAGTCCGACGCCGATCTGATGCAGGCCGTCTTCGACCAGATCATCGAACCCAGTATCAACCAGTTCAGTGCCCGGGTGGAGCTGGCTCAGGCCCGGGGTGAAATACGTGCCGACGCCGATGTGACGACACTGCGTGACGTGCTCTACGGGTTCATCGAGTACCGGTTGTTGCACGGCATGTCGCTGGAACCGGAGCACATCGACGCTTGCCTGCAGATCGCGTTCTACGGAGTGCGCTGA
- a CDS encoding zinc ribbon domain-containing protein: MSAPGMMECQVCQMDVPAGEFCGQCGVPLAEHHGGDGPHWLRARAFSAASGQRLLTPSLTSSLFPHLTPRARRVFLMGLGLLAAALTVVTVLRMPAALIAVASLGLPLLFVLYLRESGVSQDIPRSTLVLTTSSGILLGVGWAVLTGAAVARAYGVPLGAGIAGERILRDGIGVPVGSMLLMLVPALAARFTWRGGNRESLDGYAIGALGALTFTAAATLTRLAPQFTTGLVNRVRPLDGLLVEAGIRGIAMPLTAAAVGGLIGTALWFTRPPTKQHQHRGFVRGVLVLVAIVVIVIYASLGVIDVAHLPQFWQLAVHLSLTALALFALRIGLHLALLHEAQDEIRIDEPILCIECNHVVPDAPFCANCGAAMRACSRESRRSRRDERPIQISQEPPTGHIKVGLVPGYSIHSGTFESAPTTTTTQFRTVALVIGVAIVVVAGGLVGVSGLISRPAPKYICPPECGSPPMSRAVEVNPRFTSLDGGFSVSYPAAGSAYAVTQHDDGVTAVLQAGDGGTMQLVSRPAGGRTAREVAYDLLNQTYPDNKIAYEIPNTMVGYQPGYGLAADVWPQGAMSSSTRMRIIVMVAVKNDLALVAGAVGPYRAFGPDFGSGKPSGANLQLALDMGKYVNSFSWRGDPPR; this comes from the coding sequence ATGAGTGCCCCGGGCATGATGGAATGCCAGGTCTGCCAGATGGATGTCCCGGCGGGCGAGTTCTGCGGTCAGTGCGGCGTGCCGCTGGCTGAGCACCACGGCGGGGACGGCCCGCACTGGTTGCGCGCACGCGCCTTCAGCGCCGCTTCCGGGCAGCGACTGCTCACCCCGTCGTTGACGAGTTCACTGTTCCCGCACCTGACACCGCGAGCCCGCAGGGTGTTCCTGATGGGCCTCGGATTGCTGGCGGCCGCCCTGACTGTCGTGACCGTCCTGCGGATGCCCGCGGCGCTGATCGCCGTGGCGTCGCTGGGCCTGCCGCTGCTGTTTGTCTTGTACCTCCGGGAATCCGGGGTATCCCAGGACATTCCGCGCAGCACGTTGGTGCTGACGACCTCGTCGGGGATTCTGCTTGGCGTCGGGTGGGCGGTGCTGACCGGGGCCGCTGTGGCCCGCGCGTATGGAGTGCCACTGGGTGCGGGCATCGCGGGCGAACGGATTCTGCGTGACGGGATCGGGGTGCCGGTGGGCAGCATGCTGCTGATGTTGGTTCCGGCCCTGGCAGCGCGGTTCACCTGGCGAGGCGGTAACCGGGAGTCGTTGGACGGCTACGCCATCGGCGCGCTGGGCGCCCTGACCTTCACCGCGGCCGCCACGCTGACCCGGCTGGCACCGCAATTCACCACCGGCCTGGTCAACCGCGTGCGCCCGCTGGACGGTCTCCTGGTCGAGGCCGGGATCCGTGGGATCGCGATGCCGCTGACCGCCGCCGCCGTCGGAGGCCTCATCGGCACGGCGCTCTGGTTCACCCGACCGCCGACCAAACAGCACCAACATCGCGGATTCGTCCGGGGTGTGCTCGTGTTGGTCGCGATCGTGGTGATCGTGATCTACGCATCGCTGGGCGTGATCGACGTCGCCCACCTGCCTCAGTTCTGGCAACTGGCAGTGCACCTGTCACTCACCGCGCTGGCGCTGTTCGCACTGCGGATAGGGTTGCATCTGGCGCTGCTGCACGAAGCACAGGACGAAATCCGCATCGACGAGCCCATCCTGTGCATCGAGTGCAACCACGTGGTGCCCGATGCGCCGTTCTGCGCCAACTGCGGCGCGGCCATGCGGGCGTGTTCACGGGAGTCTCGCCGATCCCGGCGCGACGAACGCCCGATCCAGATCTCCCAGGAACCTCCGACCGGTCACATCAAAGTTGGTCTGGTGCCCGGTTACTCGATCCATTCCGGCACCTTCGAGTCGGCTCCCACGACGACGACGACGCAGTTCCGCACCGTGGCGCTGGTGATCGGGGTTGCGATTGTCGTGGTCGCCGGCGGGTTGGTGGGGGTGTCCGGCCTGATCTCCCGTCCGGCCCCCAAGTACATCTGCCCGCCGGAATGCGGCAGCCCGCCGATGAGCCGCGCGGTGGAGGTCAATCCCCGGTTCACCTCCCTCGACGGAGGATTCTCGGTGTCCTACCCGGCGGCGGGATCTGCCTATGCCGTCACCCAGCATGACGACGGCGTCACCGCGGTGCTGCAGGCCGGTGACGGCGGCACCATGCAACTGGTCAGCCGCCCTGCGGGCGGACGCACCGCGCGGGAGGTCGCTTACGATCTGTTGAACCAGACTTACCCGGACAACAAGATTGCCTACGAGATACCGAACACCATGGTCGGCTATCAACCCGGGTACGGGCTGGCTGCCGATGTCTGGCCTCAGGGCGCGATGAGCAGTTCCACTCGGATGCGCATCATCGTGATGGTGGCGGTCAAGAACGACCTGGCGTTGGTAGCGGGCGCGGTGGGGCCGTACCGCGCCTTCGGACCGGACTTCGGTTCCGGTAAACCGTCGGGCGCCAATCTTCAACTGGCACTTGACATGGGCAAGTACGTCAACAGCTTCAGCTGGCGCGGTGACCCGCCGCGGTAG
- a CDS encoding S53 family peptidase, producing MRTAPFRSLIALVLVGAGLAAIGLSVGEPRTDGQLIGGPYASLLEASTDLGPAREESIEFTAALTHASEPTRLMDWAKGQSLSVRWRPGDDWAVVEGPPVAVERAFGVSVRDYRGRRGQLFYASPHQPVVPEHLRAEVFELGRILSYTPRQMMRPDVFPRAVPDGGLSPEGLLRAYNGDDLARGGFTGKGITVVIFAFDGFRQSDLDAFTTMFALPPLVPEVVGGVPDEIRSELSMDLQLVHAIAPDARKVVVNANPTVEDGGGYRKIGEMLEDTDRRYPGAVWSFSIGWGCDKLLTAADLAPVRSAVRAAQAKGTTAFSASGDLAGMECRGGQDWSSPPGEQDAGLGSVASIPEMTSVGGTTLSTDAAGQWVSEQTWFDVPLSQGTSGGLSALFDLPPWQRVAAEAVPPERNTGKRMTPDISAVADPFTGMKIVLDGQVLVGGGTSQSAPIWAGLTALMDQFLLENGGYLIGDINPLLYLIAQGAPRPAYRDITLGGNAVDSAGPGYDLVTGLGTPDVDNLVRNIAIAQRVQA from the coding sequence ATGAGGACGGCGCCCTTTCGCTCGTTGATCGCCTTGGTCCTCGTTGGTGCGGGGCTCGCGGCCATCGGTCTGTCCGTGGGCGAGCCCCGCACCGACGGCCAGCTGATCGGGGGTCCCTACGCCTCGTTGCTGGAGGCGTCCACCGACCTGGGGCCGGCGCGTGAAGAGAGCATCGAGTTCACCGCCGCACTGACCCATGCGTCCGAGCCCACGAGGCTGATGGATTGGGCGAAAGGCCAATCCCTGTCGGTTCGGTGGCGCCCCGGTGACGATTGGGCGGTGGTCGAGGGGCCACCGGTCGCCGTGGAACGGGCCTTCGGTGTATCCGTGCGGGATTACCGCGGGCGGCGAGGCCAGCTCTTCTACGCCTCACCCCATCAGCCGGTGGTGCCCGAGCACCTTCGTGCCGAGGTGTTCGAGCTGGGCCGAATCCTCAGTTACACACCGCGCCAGATGATGCGGCCCGATGTCTTCCCTCGTGCAGTACCCGACGGCGGATTGTCACCGGAGGGGCTGTTGCGCGCCTACAACGGCGACGATCTGGCTCGCGGTGGCTTCACCGGCAAGGGGATCACCGTGGTGATCTTCGCGTTCGACGGATTCCGCCAATCCGACCTGGATGCCTTCACCACCATGTTCGCGTTGCCGCCCTTGGTACCTGAGGTCGTCGGCGGGGTGCCCGACGAAATCCGCAGCGAGCTGTCTATGGATCTTCAACTGGTCCATGCCATTGCACCCGATGCCCGCAAGGTCGTGGTGAATGCCAATCCCACCGTCGAGGACGGTGGGGGCTACCGCAAGATCGGTGAGATGCTCGAGGACACCGATCGCCGATACCCCGGTGCGGTGTGGAGCTTCTCCATCGGCTGGGGGTGCGACAAGTTGCTGACTGCTGCCGATCTGGCTCCCGTCCGCTCGGCAGTGCGTGCCGCCCAGGCGAAGGGCACCACCGCCTTCAGCGCCAGCGGCGACCTGGCCGGCATGGAATGCCGTGGTGGTCAGGACTGGTCGTCTCCTCCGGGCGAGCAGGACGCCGGCCTCGGATCCGTGGCATCGATTCCGGAAATGACCAGTGTCGGCGGCACCACGTTGTCCACCGACGCCGCCGGGCAATGGGTGTCGGAGCAGACCTGGTTCGACGTGCCGCTGTCCCAGGGCACCAGCGGTGGTCTCTCGGCGCTGTTCGACTTGCCGCCTTGGCAACGTGTTGCCGCGGAAGCCGTGCCACCGGAGCGCAATACCGGCAAACGTATGACTCCGGATATCTCGGCGGTGGCAGACCCGTTCACCGGCATGAAAATCGTGCTCGACGGTCAAGTGCTCGTCGGTGGTGGCACCTCACAGTCCGCACCGATCTGGGCAGGGTTGACCGCCCTGATGGACCAGTTTCTGCTGGAGAACGGTGGCTATCTGATCGGCGACATCAACCCGCTGCTCTATCTCATCGCCCAGGGTGCGCCGCGACCCGCCTACCGCGATATCACGTTGGGAGGCAACGCCGTCGACAGCGCCGGCCCCGGCTATGACCTGGTGACCGGACTCGGGACCCCGGATGTCGACAATCTGGTCCGCAACATCGCGATTGCGCAGAGGGTGCAGGCTTGA
- a CDS encoding DUF5996 family protein — protein sequence MTSSPVDRGWPSLRVDEWESTRRTLHMWTQIVGKVRLAHAPLVNHWWQAPLYVSPRGLTTSAIPVDTRLFDMEFDFIDHVLAVRVSDGGSGRLDLRERSVAQFHDDTFALLDRLGISTRITKQPNEVDPAVPFAEDPHLGYDPAAAHTFWQQLVQADRVIGRFRSGFAGKVSPVHFFWGSFDMACTRFSGRPAPRHPGGTPNCGDWVMVEAYSHELSSCGFWPGGGDEGAFYSYAYPEPEGFADFPGRPDGVFYHPEFRQFLLPYETARAAADPDQCVMDFLEFTYSAAADLANWDRAALDINPNRWKTA from the coding sequence ATGACCAGTTCTCCGGTGGACCGCGGATGGCCGTCATTGCGCGTTGACGAGTGGGAATCGACTCGCCGAACACTGCACATGTGGACCCAGATCGTCGGCAAGGTGCGACTGGCACACGCGCCGCTGGTCAATCATTGGTGGCAAGCGCCGCTGTATGTCTCCCCGCGAGGCTTGACGACGTCGGCCATCCCCGTGGACACACGGCTTTTCGACATGGAGTTCGACTTCATCGACCATGTGCTGGCGGTGCGGGTCAGCGACGGCGGCTCCGGGCGCCTGGATCTGCGCGAGCGATCCGTTGCGCAATTTCACGACGACACGTTCGCGCTACTCGACCGCCTGGGCATCTCGACGCGAATCACCAAGCAGCCCAACGAAGTCGACCCCGCCGTCCCGTTCGCCGAGGATCCGCACCTGGGTTACGATCCTGCCGCCGCCCATACCTTCTGGCAGCAGCTGGTGCAGGCTGACCGGGTGATCGGACGATTCCGTTCCGGGTTCGCCGGCAAAGTCAGTCCGGTGCACTTCTTCTGGGGTTCCTTCGACATGGCGTGCACCCGCTTCTCTGGCCGCCCCGCGCCCCGCCATCCCGGCGGAACGCCGAACTGCGGTGACTGGGTGATGGTCGAGGCCTACTCCCACGAACTGAGCAGTTGCGGATTCTGGCCCGGCGGCGGCGACGAGGGCGCGTTCTACTCGTATGCCTATCCCGAGCCGGAGGGGTTCGCCGACTTCCCCGGCCGCCCCGACGGCGTGTTCTACCACCCCGAATTTCGGCAGTTCCTACTACCGTACGAAACTGCCCGCGCAGCAGCAGATCCGGATCAGTGCGTGATGGACTTCCTCGAGTTCACCTACAGTGCGGCTGCCGATCTGGCGAACTGGGACCGTGCTGCACTGGACATCAACCCCAACCGGTGGAAGACGGCCTGA